Part of the Helicobacter sp. 12S02232-10 genome, ATCTCAAAACCACAGAAGCTTTGGACACCCTATCAATTACACCAAAGATAGGATTATTGATTATTTTATGCATTTAGGCTATGAATTATGCATAGGACCTTTAGTGGAGGATGATTTTCATAATTTTAGTGCGCTCAATCTCCCTGAATACCATCCGGCAAGAGATATGCAAGATACATTTTATTTCAAAGACTCAATGCTCTTGCGTACCCACACTTCACCTGTCCAAATCCGCACAATGCAAACCCAAACACCTCCTATCAAAATGATTTGTCCAGGTCCGACTTTTAGGCGTGATTATGACCTTACCCATACTCCAATGTTTCATCAAGTCGAAGGGCTTGTTGTAGATAATGGAAACAAGGCAAGTTTTGCAAACTTAAAATATACTCTAGAAGATTTTTTAAAACATATATTCGGGGATGTTAAAGTCAGATTCCGCTCAAGCTTTTTCCCTTTTACAGAACCAAGCGCTGAAGCTGATATCAGTTGCGTATTTTGCAAAGGCAAAGGTTGTAGAGTATGTTCTGATACTGGTTGGCTTGAAGTGCTTGGATGTGGGGTTGTAGATGAATACGTATTTGAGGCAGTCGGTTATCAAAATGTGAGCGGCTACGCTTTTGGAATGGGTATTGAAAGACTTGCAATGCTGACTTGCGGGGTTAATGATTTGCGAAGCTTTTTTGAAACAGATTTAAGAGTATTGGAGCAATTTTAATGATAGTTACAAGCCATTTATTATCTAAATTTATCAACCTATCCAACACCGATATTCAAAAGCTTTGTGACGACTTAAGCAATATCGGATTAGAAGTGGAGTCTTGCAAAAAAATCAGTTTGCCCCAAAAAATCGTCGTGGGAAAAATCATTGACAAAAAACCTCATCCTGATGCTGATAAACTCAATGTCTGTCAAGTTGATATCGGCACTGAAGTACTTCAGATCGTATGCGGAGCAAAAAATGTCGCCAAAGACCAATATGTTCCGGTTGCACTGCAAGGTGCCGTACTTCCTCACGGTAAAGGTGGAAATCTCACAATCGCTAAAACAAACCTCAGAGGAGTAGAAAGTTTTGGAATGATTTGTTCAAGTACAGAACTTGGACTTCCCAAAATCAATGATGGGATTATGGTTTTAGATGCCAGTATTGGAAAGCTTGAACTCGGAGTCGAACTTGGAACCTACCCGATATTTAATGCTAAAGTCATTGAAATTTCCTTAACTCCCAACAGAGGGGATTGCCTATGCATACTTGGAATTGCTAGAGAGATTAGCTGCATTCTTGATCTGCCCATCAATGATTGCAAAGAAATTGATTCAGGTGTCGCATTAGGTGTCGGGCGTATATTGCAAGTTTTTACCGAAGGAAAAATTCAATCTTCACTACTCTATAAGGTCATAGAGGTCAAACAAATACAAACTCCTCTTGAAATCCAACTATCTTTGGCACTAAATGGAACCCTCAGTGAAGATCCGATTCAAAATCTCATTGAATTCAGTACCTATATGACAGGAGTGATTTTAAATGCTTACGCTATAGACAACCTTGAAATCACTTCTCGAACAAAGAAAACAGAGATATCTTTAACCATTAAAAAAGATGAAAATGGATTTGAAAGTATTTTTACAGATAAAAAAATCTCAATTATCGGCATTGGGAATCAAATCCACCAAGATTTCAACATATTTCCCAAAACAATCATCATAGAAGCAAGCTATATCAATCCAGTTGTCATCTCAAAACTACTCCATAAACATCCGATAAAACAAAATAAATCTTTGACTTATCGCACTACAAGAGGCAGTAATCCCCAGCTTGAAACAGGTATCAATTGCCTGTGTAAAATATTTTCGGATTTTACAAAATGCCTGATTTATTCAGGAAGTCAAGAAATCAAACAAAACTACGAAGACACGGTTATCAACACTACTTTTAGCGCGATTTCAAACATCATTGGAAAATCTATTGAAAAAGAGGAAATAGCTAGAATCCTTAAAAATCTCAACTTCACTATCAAAGCAACTTGTGATGATAATTTTTTTACCATTATCCCCCCGAGTTACCGTCACGATATTAAAACAAAACAAGACGCTGCTGAAGAATTTTTACGGATATATGGGATTGAAAACATTCCTTCAATTCCACATAATTCCAATGATAAAGTAAATTCAAATCTCAGGTATATGCAATATAAAAATCAAAGAAATCTAGCTTCTAGAGCTCTAGCAATGGGATTTATCGAAACAATGCATTATCTTTTTTATCAAAAAGAAAGGCTTGAAGATCTTGGCTATCAGGTTTTAAAAGATGCGCTTGATCTGAAAAATCCCATAACTTCTGAACTCAACACCTTGCGAACTTCTTTGATACCTGCAATGCTTGATTCCATCCAAAGGAATAAAAATTTCGGTTATAAAAGTATGAAAATCTTTGAAATGGGCAGCGTTTATGATGAAAACAGACAAGAAAAAACAAAAATTGCCTTTATGGTCAATGGACTCAAAGAAAATGAAATCTACCCATATCCAAAAGGTTCTCAATGGGATTTTTACAAATTTGCCCAAACGATATCAAATATTATCGGATCTTTTGAACTCGCGCCCTTATCACAAAAAGATTTAAACAAAACTCTTCATCCCTTTCAGAGTGCAGCAATGTGTATCAATGGAGAAAAAATAGGCATTATAAGCAAACTAAACCCGATCCTTGAGAAAGAAATGGATATTTATGAGGGTTTTTATTGCGAAATAGATCTAGATGCATTGGAGCAAAAACACATTATTGCTAAGGAATTTTCCAAATATCCCCTAAGTTTTAGAGATCTTACTATACTCATAGATGAAGAAATTCCTTTTGCAAAAATAAAAAATAAAATCCTAAGTGCCAATATTTTAAACCTCAAAAATATTTATCCCTTAGATCTTTACAAAAGCGATTCAAATAAAAATCAAATTGCCCTCAGTATTCGAATGTTTATCCAATCAATGCAAAATACGCTTACAGAAGAAGATTTAACCTGTGTTGTCGAAGAAGTTTTAAAAATATTAAAAGATCAATTCAATGCAATGCTTAAGGAATCATAATGAGAGAAATCTGCATCGCCCCCGCTCAAAAATTTGAAATTGAAATCAGTGACATCGCCACAGATAAATCCATTTCCCATCGATGCGCCATTTTAAGCCTGCTTTGTGCTAAACCTTCGCGTATTCAAAACTACCTTTTGGCAGAAGATACGCTTAATACCTTAAAAATTGCACAACAACTGGGTTTAAAAGTCGAGAATCAAAATCACAATACAATGAAATTCATTCCCCCATCTCAAGGTTTGCAAGAACCTCAAGATATATTAGATTGCGGGAATGCTGGGACTGCAATTCGTCTTTATACGGGATTATTGAGTGCTCAAAAAGGGTATTTTGTACTTACAGGAGACAAATATCTCAAAGCACGTCCGATGAAACGCGTGATCGAACCTTTAAAAAATATAGGAGCTGCAATCTATGCTAGAGAACAAGACTCCTTTGCTCCCATCACAATCATAGGAAAAAAACTAAAACATTTTTCTTATAAAAGCCCTATTTCATCAGCCCAAGTCAAAAGTGCTATGATTTTAGCCGCACTGGGGGGCGAAAATATATCGACTTACTCAGAACCTGCTTTAAGCCGAGACCACACTGAAAATATGCTCAAAGGAATGGGTGCAACCATTACAAGCGTCTCTAATTCGATTGAAATAACACCTCTTTCTCATCCTCTCGCTCCCATCGACATCAATATTCCCTGCGACCCCTCAAGCGCTTTTTTCTTTGCTCTTGCTGCTGCTATTATCCCAGAAAGTAAAGTATTACTTAAAAATGTTTTATTAAACCCAACTAGAATAGAAGCTTTTGAAATTCTTAAAAAAATGGGGACAAAGATAGAATACAAGACCACCAATGAAGAATATGAAACTATTGGCGATATTTATGTAGAACAAAAACCCCTCCAAGCTGTGACAATCAACGAAAATATTTCTTGGCTCATTGATGAATTGCCCGCACTTGCTGTTGCAATGGCAATGGCAAAAGGAAAAAGCGAAGTCAAGAATGCCAAAGAATTGCGTGTAAAAGAATCAGATAGAATCCATTCAGTTATCTCCAACCTGACTAAAATGGGAATTATTTGCGAAGAATATGAAGATGGCTATGCTATTTATGGGGGTGAGCTTAAAAATACTTCTATAGAAAGTTTTGGGGATCACAGAATTGCAATGAGCTTTTCCATTGCTGCACTCGTATGTGGCGGACAGATAAAAAATTCAGATTGTATTGATGTTTCATTTCCAAATTTCTTAGATATTCTTAAAAACATTACAAAAGTCCGAAATTTAGATTAAGGATAAATACAATGAAAATAAAAATGGCCAAAAATTATGGCTTTTGCTTTGGTGTAAAACGCGCCATCCAAATTGCAGAAAAAACAAAAGATAGCGTTACATTGGGATCTTTAATCCATAATCCAAAAGAAATTTCAAGACTTCAATTGAAGTTTGGCGTTAAAGTTGAAGAAAATACACAAGCCATCAGCAATGGTCAAAATGTTATCATCAGGACACACGGTATCCCTAAAACCGATTTGGAATATTTGAGGAGTCAAGACATACAAATCACAGATGCTACCTGTCCTTATGTAACCAAACCCCAGCAAATTGTTGAATCTATGAGTAAAGAAGGGTATCAGATTATTATTTTCGGAGATAAAACCCATCCTGAAGTCAAAGGTGTGATGAGTTACTCAACAACCAAACCCCTTGTCATCAGCTCTTTGGAAGTACTAAAAAAAGCAAATGTCAAAAAAAAAGTCGCCTTAGTATCTCAAACCACTAAACAAGCTCAAAACTTACTTCAAATTGCTTCTTACCTCATCACACATTGTTATGAAACTAGGGTTTTTAATACAATCTGCAATGCCACATTTGATAATCAAGAATCTGCTAGAGAACTTAGCAAGGAAGTGGATATTATGATCATCATAGGGGGTAAAACATCTTCAAATACCAAACAACTTCTCAATATAGCCCAACAAAATTGCCCCGATAGTTATTTGGTCGAAGATGAAAATGATTTGCAGCACGAATGGTTCTTGGGCAAACATTTATGTGGAATTACTGCAGGAGCTTCAACTCCTGATTGGATCATAGATAAAGTAAAAGAAAAAATCCTATCCATCTGAATAAAGTTTAAAAATCTAATGCAAAATTTATGCCTTTAAAAGGAAACAAAAGCTAAAATACAAAAAAATTAAATTTTAAAGGCAGCAGATGAAAGTGGTTTTAGAAAATCTGGAAGACTTCGATGAAGGCGAAGACTTTGCAAAACTTTTAGAAGAAAGTGAAAAATCCTACGAAAATGGCGTCATCAAAGAAGGTGTAATCGTATCCATAAACAATGAATACGCAATGATAGATGTAGGAGAAAAGATTGAAGGCAGATTGAATCTTTTTGAGATAAAAGATGAGAATGGCACTCTTGTGTTTAAAGAAGGTGATAAAATCCAAGTTTATGTGTCTCAAGGAAGAGGTGAAAGACCTAGTGTTTCTTACAAAAAAGCCATCCACAACAAAAAAATGCAAGAAAAAATCAAAGAATTGGGCGAAGATTACAAAGACAAAATTATCGAAGGCAAAATCATTAAGAAAAACAAGGGAGGCTACATCGTAGAATCTGAAGGGATAGAATACTTTATGCCTAAATTTAATTCGTCTTTAAGAGATGATGCAAAAAATATCGACAAAAGGATTAAAGCTTGTATTGTTAATATACGACCCGAAGATAATTCAATCATCATATCTAGAAAAAGATTTTTTGAGCTAGATGATAAAAATCAATCCGAAGGAGCCAAAAAACTTGTAGAGTCAGGCGCAATCTATGAAGGAGTGGTTAAAAATATCACTACATTCGGAATGTTTGTCGAAGTACAAGGCGTTGAAGGTCTTGTCCATTATACAGAAATTAGCCACAAAGGACCCATAAATCCAGCCAAACATTACAAAGAAGGCGATCAAGTTCAAGTTAAAGCAATTTCTTATGATGAAGCAAAAAAACGTCTTTCTCTTTCGATTAAAGCCATTGGGGAAGATCCTTGGAAAGAAATCCAAAAAGAGCTTAAAACAGGTTATGCTATCAAGGTAATTGTAAGCAATATTGAACCCTACGGAGCATTTGTTGATATCGGTAATGACATTGAAGGATTTTTACATATTTCTGAAATTTCTTGGGATAAGGATATTAAACATCCAGGAGATTATCTCAAAGTCGGTCAAGAAATTGATGTAGAAGTGATAGAAATTGACTCACAAAATAGACGCCTACGTGTTTCTCTAAAAAAATTACTGGATAAACCCTTTAATGATTTTGCAAAAAATTACCGAGTTGGAGATGTGATTAAAGGCAAAATCGCCACTTTAACAGATTTTGGCGCATTTGTAAATTTCGGTGGTGTAGATGGTCTTTTGCACAATGAAGATGCTTTTTGGGATAAAAACCAAAAATGTAAAGACCAACTCAAAGTCGGCGATGAAATTGAAGTAAAAATTATTAAAATAGATAAAGAAAGCGAAAGAATATCCCTAAGCATCAAAGACTTTACCCAATCTCCTGCTGAAGAATTCGCTCAAAAATACGATGTTGATGATATTGTAAAGGGCAATGTTATTGACATTAAAGATTTTGGTGTCTTTATCAAAATTGACAATATGGACGCACTCATTAAAACTGAGGATCTTTCTCCTTTGAAAAAAGAAGAAATCAAAATCGGGGATGAAATTCAAGGTGTTGTTGCCCATATCGACAAAGCCAATAACAAAGTGCGTGTTTCCGTCAAAAGACTTGAGCGCAAAAAAGAAAAAGAAGATCTCAAAGCTTTTAATTCTGATGACGACAAAATGACACTGGGCGACCTCATCAAGGATAGGATATAAACTAATTTTTGACAATGAAAGCAAAATTACTATTTGGATTTCTTTTAATAGTTATTTTTGCTTTATCTGTTTATATACTCTTTTTTTACTACACCTCCATTCCAAAAGATACATTTAACATCAATCATAATGAATCTGCCGTTGAAAAAAATAAAATTCAGGGCGAAACTTTATGGCTGCAATCACTTTTAACAAAATCTCAAAACTATTCTTATCCTGCTACTGAGATCAAAATTGGAGTTAATTTCAGATCCCCGAATGAAAAAATCAATCCCACAAAATTAGTCATTCAACATCTTGATAATTACAAATTTTTTTGTTTAAATGAGGTTTTAAAACAAGAAAAAATAGAATTTGCTTACTATCAAACCGGCAATTCGATTGACATCGTCATTTTTCTCCCAAACGATTCTAGAAAAAAACAAATCATAGAAGATCTTAAGCATTATGAGATACAATATAAGGCTCAATAGTTGTAGGAGAATGATATGCATAAAATAATAGTTTGTGACCATATTCATCAAAAAGGTCTTGATCTACTCACAAATCAAGATGATATCCAAATGGAGAATCTTGCTCACCTTCAAAAAGACGAACTTCTCAAGCTTTTAAAAGACGCAGATGTCATCATTACTAGAAGTTCAACAAACGTCGATGAAAAACTCTTGACTTGTGCTAAAAATTTAAAAGCTATTATCAGAGCAGGCGTTGGTGTAGATAATGTCGATATTGATAGTTGTTCTCGAAAAGGCATTGTAGTGATGAATGTCCCTACAGCTAATACAATCGCAGCAGTCGAACTTACTATGGCACACATTATCAATGCGGTTAGAAATTTTCCTGGAGCTGATGCACAACTTCGCATTCAAAAAAAATGGAAACGCGAAGATTGGTATGGCACTGAACTTAAAGGAAAAAAAATAGGTATCATCGGATTTGGCAATATAGGCTCCCGAGTGGGCATCAGGGCAAAAGCCTTTGAAATGGAAGTAATCACTTATGATCCTTATATTTTTGCTTCAAAAGCAACCGATATGGGCATAGCTTATACAGAAAATTTTGAAGACATTCTAAAATGTGACATCATAACAATCCACACCCCTAAAAACGAAGAAACCAAAAATATGATCACTGCTAAAGAGATAAAACAAATGAAAGAGGGTGTTATTTTAATCAATTGTGCCAGAGGAGGCTTATACAATGAAGATGATCTCTACGATGCGTTAAAAAGCCATAAAATCCGCTGGGCAGGTATTGATGTATTCAATAAAGAACCCGGCACGGATAACAAATTATTAGATTTGGACAATGTTTATGTGACTCCCCATATTGGTGCTAATACACTTGAATCTCAAGAACAAATCGCCCTTCAAGCTGCTCAAGCAGCATTGGAGGCTGCTAGAGGAGCAAATTATCCCAATGCCTTGAATTTGCCCGTCAAAGAAGCAGATCTACCCAAATCTGTGAAAGCTTATTTGGAGCTTACTCAAAAATTGGGATTTTTCTGTGCTCAAGCAAACAAAGGAGCTATTACATCGGTTCATTTAAATCTTGAAGGCGAAATTGGTAAATATGCCGACTCCCTAATGGCTTTTGCTTTAGTAGGTGTCCTCAAATCATCACTTGGAGATAAAATCAATTATATCAACGCTCAATTCATAGCCAAAGAACGCGGGATTGAGATGTCGGTCAAAACGAAAAAAAATTCCAATTCTTATAAAAATCTCGTCACAATCAGCCTAGCAACTGCACAAGAGTCTTTGAGTGCAAGTGGAACCGTTTTTGAAGAAGATATTATCAAACTCACTGACATCAATGGTTTCAACATTGATATTGAACCTAAAGGCAGAATGATACTTTTTAAAAATACTGATATTCCTGGAGTGATTGGGAATGTAGGTAATATCCTTGGTAAGCATAGCATTAATATTGCTGACTTTAGACTCAGTAGAAATTCCAATAAAGAAGCTTTGGCACTGATTGTTCTTGATAGCCAAATTTCTGAAAACGTTATTCAAGAACTTAGGGGCATTCCCGCCTGTATCAGCATTAGAAATGTCACTATCTAAAGAATCAGACTACATAAAGCCCAAATAATGGGCTTCAGATATTTGTTTTAAAATCTTTTACGATACTGCACGCTCATCACGCTATTATTCACACCGCTGTAAGTAATATCAAAATACTCTGGCAACGCCTTTAAAACATCTCCCCACCCATCTCTGCCATAAGAAGAAGCTGTCTTGAAATAATTATTTTTTATCCAAAGTCCTACTCTTGAGACAAGTGACTTACCATCATCACCAGCGGTAGATTCCACAGCATCTTTGAGCAATTTAATTAAAATTCTATCTTTTGAAAGCTGGGGATCCATAGGCTGAGCGATTCCTAATTCTTCAAAGCTTGTAAATGCCTTACGAAAATCCTCTCTGGCTTTCTTTTCTCCAAATCCAATAGCAGGGATTCCCTTAGTTCTAATCTCTTGTGCTAAAGGAGCAAAATCACTATCGCTAGTCGCCAAAGCAATGCATTCCATCACGCCTGAATACAACGTATTGATAACATCAATCGTGATTTTGATATCTGAAGAATTTTTTCCCGACTTCCCTCCCTCTCCGTTACGATTCCCTGTGATGATATGGATTGGCTCGATGGAGTATTTTATTAAAGACTCCTCCCAACGCTTTATTCCTGCACTTCTCCAATCACCATAAGCTTTTTTAACGCAGACTTCTCCAACTTCAGCAAGCCTCTCCATAATATCATCAATGAGCTTATAGCTTACATTTTCACAATCAATAAACAAGGCTACTTTTTTTCTTTCTTTTTCTATAATATTCATACATCCTCCATCTTTTGGCACTTCAAATCTTTACAATAAAAATTTTTGCTTTACACTCAAATGGCTCTAAAAAATTACATAACTCCCATTAGGATAAAATACAAAAATTATATGCCTAATATCTTATCCAAATGAGATATATCACACTTTGTAAGATGCTGCTTTATTCTCTAAAAAAGAAGTTTTATAAAAAGGTGCCGCCTTATAACCACAGCCCAATATCATAAACAACAAATATGCTAAAATCACAATATGAAAAGTTCTCAAGATATTATCTCCATCATTAAAAATCGACCGCATTTTAAAAAACTACAAAAGTTTGCAGAATTAGACAAACTCAAGCTTTTTGTGCCTCTTGAAATGCGCAAAGCAATCCTATATATCACACACCGCACAATACACGAAAACAATAAACCACCTTTTATGCTCCTCTTTGCCTTTAACCATCCCAGCTTTGTCAATGAATTTAATCATTATAATCCCGAACGCATAAGAGAGAGTTTAAAAACTCATCAAAATCTTTTTCCAAATTTATACGCTGCAATCAGAGAGAGTTTAAAAACTCATCAAAATCTTTTTCCAAATTTATATATCAATGTATCGGATTTGCGTGCCATTGTCGGCATTCAAGCATTTGTTCCAAAAAATATTCTCAACCTCTATAAGCAACCCATAATGATTGAAAATAATTTCTTCTATCAAGAACATTCAAGGGGAAATTTTGAAAACTTAGCCTCCGATCAATCTTTAAGAGAACAATTTGAATCCATTAGAAAAATCATTCTGAAAAATTTGGAAAAAAACAATGAACATTTCGCTTATTGAAAGAATTGGAAACCTCCCTACAAGTAGTGGCGTATATCAGTATTACGATCACAAAAACAGACTTCTTTACATTGGAAAAGCCAAAAATTTAAAAAACCGCATTAAGAGCTACTTTAAAATCTTAGACAAAAAGGTTTTTCCAAATCCAAACACAAGCCATAGAATTCAAATGATGGTTTCTCAGATCGCTTCCATACAAATAATGTTGGTTAAAAACGAGCAAGACGCACTGATTCTTGAAAACTCTTTAATCAAACAACTCAAACCAAAATACAACATCCTTTTGCGTGATGATAAAACCTATCCCTACATTTACATCGATATGTCCGAAGACTTTCCGACTCCTGCCATCACAAGAAAAATCATCAAAAAAAAGACGATCAAGTATTTTGGACCCTATACAACAGGCTCCAAAGAAACACTTGAAAGTCTGTATGAACTCCTTCCTTTAGTGCAGAAAAAAAATTGCGCCAAAGGTAAAAAAGCCTGCCTGTTCTATCAAATCAAACGTTGTCCTGCCCCCTGTGAGGGAAAAATTACTCCCGAAGCTTACCAAGCTACCATCAATGAGGCAATTTCAATTATCCAAAACAAACACAAACTAATTGCTTCACTCGAATCAAAAATGCTATTTTTCTCTAAAATGATGCGGTTTGAAGAAGCTACGATTTATCGGGATAGAATAAAAAAATTAAAAGGTATCGAAAATTTTTCAAGCATTGATTTGAAAAAACTCTACAATATGGATATTTTTGCCCTCTCTGTTGAAGGAAAAAATGCTATTTTAATCAAGCTTTTTATGCGTGATGGCAAAATTGTATCTGCAAATTTTGAACATATCAAATCTGAATGTGGTTTTGATGAAAATGCCATCTATAAACAAGCCATCATCAACCATTACCAAGAAGAAATTCCCCTCCCCCCTGATCAAATCCTACTTCCCTGCATTGAAACCCAAGAAGATATTTTAGAGTTACAAAACTTTCTCTATGATCATTGCGCCAAAAAAATTCAAATTCTTCTCCCTCAAAAAGGTGAAAAAAAAGACCTCATAGATCTTGCTTTTAAAAATGCTAATGAAATACTCAGACTCCAAAGCAATAGGAGTTATGCTGAAGATATGCTACTCAATGATCTGAAAGATTTATTTGAACTTTCTTCAATTCCTTTTAGGATCGAAATTTTTGACACTAGCCATCACGGAGGAACTAATACCGTGGGGGGAATGGTGGTGTATGAAAATACCGATTTTGTCAAAGATGCTTATAGGCGATATACCTTAAATGGAAAAGATGAATATTCCCAAATGAATGAAATGCTTACCCGCAGAGCCAACGATTTTTCTTCAAATCCCCCACCTCATCTTTGGATAATTGATGGGGGCAAAGCCCAAATCAATCTTGCTAGAGATATTCTTGAAAGTAGCGCTGCTAACGTTGAAGTCATTGGTATTGCCAAAGAAAAGATTGATTCTAAGGCACATAGAGCTAAAGGAAGCGCTAAGGACACTTTATACACACTCAAAACCTCCATTTCTCTAAAACCAAGTGACAAAAGATTGCAATTCCTCCAAAAACTTCGGGATGAGGCTCATCGCTATGCCATTTCTTATCATAGGCAAAAAAAACAAAAAGAAATGCACAAAGTCTCACTTTTGGAACAAAAAGGTATCGGAAAAGCAAGCGTAAAAAAATTATTAGATTATTTTGGAAGCTTTGAAGCTATTGAAAATGCGACGCCTCAAGAAATTAAGCAAATTTTAAGTAAAAGAATTTTATCGGACTAAATTTTTCTAAACACCTCGCATTGAAAAACTTCATAAAATCTTGTAAAATCAACAATCTAAACGCTCACCAAAATTATTATCTTTCAAAAGGCTTAAGCATATGGTCAAAAATCTGAATATCGGTGTTATTGGAGTTGGAACCGTTGGAGCAAGTGTAATTAAAATCTTAGAAGAAAATAAAGAGGTAATTTGCGCTCGAGCTGGGGTTGATATCAAGGTCAAAAAAGGGGTTGTCAAAAATCTAAATAAATCTAGAAGTGTATCTATTCCCCTAAGCACCGATATAGAAGATATTATCAATGACAAAGAAATTGATGTCGTCGTTGAATTGATGGGTGGAATTAATGAAGCCTATGAGGTAGCTAAAAAAACACTCCAAAACAAAAAAGCGCTAGTTACAGCAAACAAAGCAATGCTTGCCTATCATCGTTATGAACTCCAACAAATTGCAGGCAATATCCCCATAGGATTTGAAGCAAGCGTGTGTGGTGGAATCCCAATTATCAAAGCTCTCAAGGATGGATTGAGTGCTAATCACATTCTTTCTTTAAGAGGCATTTTAAATGGAACAAGTAATTATATTCTCACACAGATGATTCAAAATAATCAAGATTTCTGCAGTGCGCTTCAACTTGCCCAACACTTAGGCTATGCCGAAGCCGATCCATCATTAGACATCAATGGAGGAGATGCGGGGCATAAGCTTTTAATCTTGGCTTCTTTGGCTTATGGAATTGATGCAAAACCTCAAGATATTCTGATTGAAGGCATAGAGTCTATCAATGGCGATGACATTGAATTTGCCAATGAATTTGGGTATGCCATCAAGCTTCTTGGTATTGCTAAAAAACAAAATAATGAAATTGAATTACGCGTCCATCCTGCAATGATTGATAAAAACAAAATGATAGCCAAAGTCGAAGGGGTAATGAATGGTATCAGCGTGATTGGGGATCGAGTCGGAGAAACGCTTTATTACGGGGCAGGAGCTGGAGGAGAAGCAACAGCAAGCGCCGTTATTAGCGATTTAATTGAAATTGCAAGAGGGAAGAGTTCTTTGATGTTAGGCTTTGAACGCTCACCTCAAATCAATCTCAAACCCAAAGAAAATATTCAAAGTCGTTACTATTTCAGACTTTCAGTTGATGATAAATCAGGTGTATTAGCTCAAATCACATCCATCCTCACTCAAAACGATATTTCCATTAGTACTTTTTTACAAAAAGAAATCAAACAAAAAAATATTGCAAAAATCCTCT contains:
- the pheT gene encoding phenylalanine--tRNA ligase subunit beta, coding for MIVTSHLLSKFINLSNTDIQKLCDDLSNIGLEVESCKKISLPQKIVVGKIIDKKPHPDADKLNVCQVDIGTEVLQIVCGAKNVAKDQYVPVALQGAVLPHGKGGNLTIAKTNLRGVESFGMICSSTELGLPKINDGIMVLDASIGKLELGVELGTYPIFNAKVIEISLTPNRGDCLCILGIAREISCILDLPINDCKEIDSGVALGVGRILQVFTEGKIQSSLLYKVIEVKQIQTPLEIQLSLALNGTLSEDPIQNLIEFSTYMTGVILNAYAIDNLEITSRTKKTEISLTIKKDENGFESIFTDKKISIIGIGNQIHQDFNIFPKTIIIEASYINPVVISKLLHKHPIKQNKSLTYRTTRGSNPQLETGINCLCKIFSDFTKCLIYSGSQEIKQNYEDTVINTTFSAISNIIGKSIEKEEIARILKNLNFTIKATCDDNFFTIIPPSYRHDIKTKQDAAEEFLRIYGIENIPSIPHNSNDKVNSNLRYMQYKNQRNLASRALAMGFIETMHYLFYQKERLEDLGYQVLKDALDLKNPITSELNTLRTSLIPAMLDSIQRNKNFGYKSMKIFEMGSVYDENRQEKTKIAFMVNGLKENEIYPYPKGSQWDFYKFAQTISNIIGSFELAPLSQKDLNKTLHPFQSAAMCINGEKIGIISKLNPILEKEMDIYEGFYCEIDLDALEQKHIIAKEFSKYPLSFRDLTILIDEEIPFAKIKNKILSANILNLKNIYPLDLYKSDSNKNQIALSIRMFIQSMQNTLTEEDLTCVVEEVLKILKDQFNAMLKES
- the pheS gene encoding phenylalanine--tRNA ligase subunit alpha, which translates into the protein MNTLIQELQNAQTSQELEAIRLKALGKKGIITQKFSELKSLEGQDKKNFAQEINEVKQKFESLYYLKKTELQTRELENSLQKEKIDVSLFQSQNHRSFGHPINYTKDRIIDYFMHLGYELCIGPLVEDDFHNFSALNLPEYHPARDMQDTFYFKDSMLLRTHTSPVQIRTMQTQTPPIKMICPGPTFRRDYDLTHTPMFHQVEGLVVDNGNKASFANLKYTLEDFLKHIFGDVKVRFRSSFFPFTEPSAEADISCVFCKGKGCRVCSDTGWLEVLGCGVVDEYVFEAVGYQNVSGYAFGMGIERLAMLTCGVNDLRSFFETDLRVLEQF
- the aroA gene encoding 3-phosphoshikimate 1-carboxyvinyltransferase, whose product is MREICIAPAQKFEIEISDIATDKSISHRCAILSLLCAKPSRIQNYLLAEDTLNTLKIAQQLGLKVENQNHNTMKFIPPSQGLQEPQDILDCGNAGTAIRLYTGLLSAQKGYFVLTGDKYLKARPMKRVIEPLKNIGAAIYAREQDSFAPITIIGKKLKHFSYKSPISSAQVKSAMILAALGGENISTYSEPALSRDHTENMLKGMGATITSVSNSIEITPLSHPLAPIDINIPCDPSSAFFFALAAAIIPESKVLLKNVLLNPTRIEAFEILKKMGTKIEYKTTNEEYETIGDIYVEQKPLQAVTINENISWLIDELPALAVAMAMAKGKSEVKNAKELRVKESDRIHSVISNLTKMGIICEEYEDGYAIYGGELKNTSIESFGDHRIAMSFSIAALVCGGQIKNSDCIDVSFPNFLDILKNITKVRNLD
- a CDS encoding 4-hydroxy-3-methylbut-2-enyl diphosphate reductase, translated to MKIKMAKNYGFCFGVKRAIQIAEKTKDSVTLGSLIHNPKEISRLQLKFGVKVEENTQAISNGQNVIIRTHGIPKTDLEYLRSQDIQITDATCPYVTKPQQIVESMSKEGYQIIIFGDKTHPEVKGVMSYSTTKPLVISSLEVLKKANVKKKVALVSQTTKQAQNLLQIASYLITHCYETRVFNTICNATFDNQESARELSKEVDIMIIIGGKTSSNTKQLLNIAQQNCPDSYLVEDENDLQHEWFLGKHLCGITAGASTPDWIIDKVKEKILSI